A single region of the Strigops habroptila isolate Jane chromosome 3, bStrHab1.2.pri, whole genome shotgun sequence genome encodes:
- the TCF20 gene encoding transcription factor 20 isoform X1, which yields MQSFREQNSYHGNQQSYPQEVHGSSRLQQFSPRQQAQMFQSFGGGAGSGRRGATGASTAMPGESSGHQSYQGFRKETGEFYYMAANKDPVVSGGQQPPQRRPSGPVQSYGPPQGSSFGSQYGSEGHVGQFQTQHSTLGGVSHYQQDYTGPFSPGSSQYQQQASSQQQVQQLRQQIYQSHQPLPQASSQSASSTSHLQPMQRPSTLPSSASGYQLRVGQFSQHYQPPSSSSSSSFPSPQRFGQSGQNYDGSYNVNSGSQYEGHAVGSNAQAYGTQSNYSFQTQPMKSFEQSKLPQSGQQGQQQQHPPQHVMQYSNAATKLSLQSQVGQYSQTEVPVRSPMQFHQNFSPISNPSPAASVVQSPSCSSTPSPLMPGGDNLQCGQGNMSMGSRNRILQMMPQLSPTPSMMPSPNAHGGGFKGFGMEGLQEKRLTDPGLSSLSALSSQVANLPNTVQHMLLSDALAPQKKSSKRSSSSKKADSCTNSEGSSQAEEQLKSPLAESLDGGCSSSSEDHGERVRQLSGQSTSSDTTYKGGNLERSNSSPAQGSQNEPSKLSSSPAAREDVASPGAKEAVVAVENAPKVNEKAVGVIVSREAMTGRVEKSGGQDKPAQDDASTATQAPASGSGAKEPGQAGTQPETQGGSKGSKSGDNTNHNGEGNSQPGHAVVGPNFPARTEPSKSPGSLRYSYKDNVAAGIQRNIGGFPQYPSSQEKLDFPGHSERKGRNEKFPSLLQEVLQGYHHHHPDRRYSRNAQEHSGMAGSLEGAMRPNILISQTNELTNRGLLNKSMGSLLESPHWGPWDRKSGSAAPDMKQINLADYPIARKFDVESQSSAHEGGTLSERRSVICDISPLRQLVRDPGPHPMGHMGPEGRSGRSERLAPGLSQSVILPGGLVSMETKMKAHSGQIKEEDFEQSKSSASLNSKKTGDHCHPAGIKHESFRGNASPGAAVSDATPDYIPQQDSRSMQMRRGPGRTGSSRGKSPSQFQDLADKLKMSPGRSRGPGTDLHHMNPHMTLSERVNRASLHSAYPQNSEGPSLASAYHTNARPHAFSDPNQSLNSQYHYKRQMYQQQQEEYKDWASSTAQGVIAAAQHRQEGARKSPRQQQFLERVRSPVKNDKDGMMYFQGSSYHDTGSQEAGRCVMGSDSTQSKCTELKHGNQKLQHHESGWDLSRQTSPAKSSGPLGPNQKRYCPQESDGHRREEPTDLPKPSNAMLRLPGQEDQSPQNPLIMRRRVRSFISPIPTKRQPHDMKHSGSDDKGRLMTSAKEGADKTYNSYAHSSQSQDVGKSVAKGDSFKNLPSPDNRNCPAVALTSPAKTKILPPRKGRGLKLEAIVQKITSPNIRRSVSTNSAETGADTVTLDDILSLKSGPEGGNMTGHGPEAEKRKGDVSDQVGPASQDTTGEITLPRSSEEWQSSEDDKTKKKVPETASVGKEGAGSSAAAPSSQKSFGQGRSDGSVSGAGTLTFSDSKPISPSSVFTSEPNPKSEEKDGDVTNISPKPDGFPPKGYFPSGKKKGRPIGSVNKQKKQQQQQQQLPPPPPPPPVPSQSSDGEVVGEPKPKRQRRERRKPAAQPRKRKPRRAAPIVEPQEPEIKLKYATQSVDKTDSKNKFFFPYIHVVNKCDLGAVCTIINAEEEEQNKLVRGRKGQRSSTPPPSNVESKVLPTSTFVLQGPVVTESSVLGPLVCCLCGKWANYRNMGDLFGPFYPQDYAATLPKNPPPKRATEMQSKVKVRHKSAANGSKTDTEEEEEQQQQKEQRSLAAHPRFKRRHRSEDCSGASRSLSRGPACKKAATDSGSGGEKTPLDSKPSMPTSEGGTELELHIPVLPLDSNEFWVHEGCILWANGIYLVCGRLYGLQEAVEMAKEMKCSHCQESGATLGCYIKGCSFRYHCPCAIDADCLLNEENFSVRCPKHKPLLPCSLPSLQNKMVKGSLSTEQSERG from the coding sequence ATGCAGTCCTTCCGGGAGCAGAATAGTTATCACGGAAACCAGCAGAGCTACCCGCAGGAAGTGCACGGTTCATCCCGACTGCAGCAGTTCAGCCCCCGGCAGCAGGCCCAGATGTTCCAGAGCTTTGGAGGAGGTGCTGGCAGTGGACGTCGCGGAGCAACAGGAGCCTCTACAGCAATGCCTGGTGAAAGCTCTGGCCATCAGAGCTATCAaggtttcagaaaagaaacaggggAGTTTTACTATATGGCTGCCAATAAAGATCCAGTAGTGTCAGGAGGGCAGCAGCCACCTCAGCGCAGGCCTTCTGGACCAGTACAGAGCTATGGCCCCCCTCAAGGGAGTAGCTTTGGGAGTCAGTATGGAAGTGAGGGACATGTGGGCCAGTTTCAAACACAGCACTCAACCCTTGGGGGTGTATCCCACTATCAACAGGATTATACTGGTCCTTTTTCTCCAGGGAGTTCCCAATATCAGCAGCAGGCTTCTAGCCAGCAGCAAGTGCAGCAGCTGAGACAGCAGATCTATCAATCTCATCAGCCTTTACCCCAGGCTTCCAGCCAGTCTGCTTCTAGCACCTCGCACTTACAGCCAATGCAGCGTCCATCCAccctgccttcctctgcttctggaTACCAGTTACGAGTGGGTCAGTTCAGCCAACACTATCAGCCACCTTCATCGTCGTCGTCCTCCTCGTTCCCGTCCCCACAGCGTTTTGGCCAGTCGGGACAGAATTATGACGGAAGCTACAATGTGAATTCTGGCTCGCAGTATGAAGGCCATGCTGTGGGTTCCAATGCACAGGCATATGGGACCCAGTCAAACTACAGCTTTCAGACTCAACCAATGAAAAGCTTTGAGCAGTCAAAGCTGCCCCAGAGTGggcagcaggggcagcagcaacagcatccACCTCAGCATGTAATGCAGTATTCAAATGCTGCTACCAAACTCTCTCTTCAAAGTCAAGTGGGACAGTACAGCCAGACCGAAGTTCCTGTAAGGTCGCCGATGCAGTTCCACCAAAACTTCAGTCCAATCTCTAACCCATCTCCTGCTGCATCTGTGGTTCAGTCTCCAAGCTGCAGCTCTACCCCTTCTCCACTCATGCCAGGTGGAGATAATCTCCAGTGTGGGCAAGGCAACATGTCCATGGGTTCTAGAAACCGAATCCTGCAGATGATGCCTCAGCTGAGTCCTACACCATCTATGATGCCAAGCCCCAATGCTCATGGAGGAGGTTTCAAggggtttgggatggaaggacTCCAGGAAAAAAGGCTTACAGATCCAGGGCTGAGCAGCCTGAGTGCTCTAAGTTCTCAGGTGGCCAATCTGCCCAACACTGTCCAGCACATGTTGCTCTCGGATGCCTTGGCACCTCAGAAGAAAAGTTCCAAAAGGTCATCCTCTTCAAAGAAGGCCGACAGCTGCACCAACTCAGAAGGCTCCTcccaggcagaggagcagctcaAGTCTCCCCTGGCAGAGTCCCTTGATGGTGGCTGTTCCAGTAGTTCAGAGGACCATGGGGAAAGGGTGAGACAGCTAAGTGGCCAGAGCACCAGCTCAGACACCACTTACAAAGGGGGTAACTTGGAGAGATCCAACTCCTCACCAGCACAAGGCTCTCAGAACGAGCCATCAAAactcagcagcagccctgcagctaGGGAAGATGTGGCCTCCCCTGGTGCGAAGGAAGCTGTGGTGGCTGTAGAAAATGCCCCCAAAGTAAATGAAAAGGCAGTTGGGGTGATTGTCTCCCGGGAAGCCATGACAGGAAGAGTAGAAAAGTCAGGTGGACAAGATAAACCTGCACAAGATGATGCTTCCACAGCCACTCAGGCACCAGCTAGTGGTAGTGGAGCAAAAGAACCTGGGCAGGCAGGGACGCAGCCAGAAACTCaaggaggaagcaaaggaagcaaaagtgGAGATAACACTAACCATAATGGAGAGGGGAACAGCCAGCCTGGTCATGCAGTTGTTGGGCCAAATTTTCCTGCAAGAACAGAACCTTCCAAATCTCCTGGCAGTTTAAGGTACAGTTACAAGGATAATGTAGCAGCTGGTATACAGAGAAATATCGGTGGCTTTCCACAGTATCCTTCTAGTCAAGAAAAACTGGATTTTCCGGGGCACAGTGAACGCAAAGGCCGGAATGAGAAGtttcccagcctcctgcaggaGGTCTTGCAAGggtaccaccaccaccatccagACAGAAGGTACTCCAGGAACGCACAAGAACATTCTGGGATGGCTGGGAGTTTGGAGGGAGCCATGAGGCCCAATATCTTAATTAGTCAAACCAATGAATTGACCAATAGAGGCCTCTTAAATAAAAGCATGGGGTCTCTCCTGGAAAGCCCTCACTGGGGTCCCTGGGATAGGAAGTCTGGCAGTGCAGCTCCTGATATGAAGCAGATAAATCTAGCTGATTACCCTATTGCTAGAAAGTTTGATGTGGAGTCTCAGTCTTCTGCCCATGAAGGGGGAACCCTCTCAGAGAGGAGGTCAGTGATCTGTGACATATCTCCATTAAGGCAACTTGTCAGAGATCCTGGCCCTCACCCAATGGGGCACATGGGTCCTGAGGGCAGAAGTGGAAGGAGCGAACGTCTTGCTCCTGGCTTGAGCCAGTCAGTAATACTCCCTGGTGGTTTAGTATCCATGGAAACCAAGATGAAAGCTCACAGTGGGCAAATAAAAGAAGAAGATTTTGAACAGTCAAAGAGCTCAGCTAGTCTCAACAGTAAAAAAACGGGAGACCATTGTCATCCTGCTGGCATCAAGCATGAATCTTTCCGAGGCAATGCTAGCCCTGGAGCTGCAGTTTCCGATGCTACTCCAGATTACATTCCCCAGCAGGACAGCAGATCAATGCAGATGAGACGAGGACCTGGCAGAACTGGAAGCAGCAGGGGCAAATCGCCTTCTCAGTTTCAGGATCTTGCTGATAAGCTGAAAATGTcaccaggaagaagcagaggcCCAGGGACAGATCTGCATCACATGAACCCACATATGACACTATCTGAAAGAGTCAACAGGGCTTCCTTGCATTCTGCTTACCCTCAGAATTCAGAAGGCCCATCTTTGGCTTCAGCATATCACACAAATGCTAGGCCTCATGCTTTCAGTGACCCTAACCAGAGTTTAAATTCCCAGTACCATTACAAGAGACAGATGTACCAGCAACAGCAAGAAGAGTACAAAGATTGGGcaagcagcactgctcagggtgtgattgctgcagctcagcacaggcaggaaGGAGCAAGGAAGAGCCCAAGACAACAGCAGTTTCTGGAACGAGTAAGGAGTCCTGTAAAAAATGACAAGGATGGAATGATGTACTTTCAAGGTAGCTCTTACCACGATACTGGAAGCCAGGAGGCTGGCCGCTGTGTTATGGGGAGTGACAGTACTCAGAGCAAATGTACTGAACTGAAACATGGCAACCAGAAGTTGCAGCATCATGAATCTGGTTGGGACCTCTCTCGGCAGACTTCTCCGGCCAAAAGCAGTGGCCCTCTCGGACCCAACCAGAAAAGATACTGTCCTCAAGAAAGCGATGGGCATCGACGAGAAGAACCTACAGATTTGCCCAAGCCAAGCAATGCCATGCTCAGGCTTCCTGGCCAGGAAGACCAGTCTCCTCAAAATCCATTAATTATGAGGAGGAGAGTCCGTTCTTTCATCTCGCCTATCCCTACCAAAAGGCAGCCACATGATATGAAGCACAGTGGCAGTGATGATAAAGGGCGTCTGATGACTTCAGCAAAAGAAGGAGCTGATAAAACGTACAACTCCTATGCCCATTCATCTCAAAGCCAAGATGTTGGCAAGTCAGTTGCAAAGGGAGATTCCTTCAAGAATCTGCCAAGTCCTGATAATAGGAATTGCCCTGCTGTTGCCCTCACAAGCCCGGCTAAGACCAAAATATTGCCCCCAAGAAAGGGGCGAGGATTAAAACTGGAAGCTATTGTTCAAAAAATTACGTCTCCTAATATTAGGAGAAGCGTTTCTACCAATAGTGCTGAAACTGGTGCAGATACTGTCACTCTTGATGACATCCTGTCCCTTAAGAGTGGACCTGAAGGAGGAAATATGACTGGACATGGACCAGaggctgaaaagagaaaaggagacgTGTCAGATCAAGTGGGGCCAGCCAGCCAGGACACAACTGGTGAAATAACTCTTCCAAGATCTTCAGAAGAGTGGCAAAGCAGTGAGGAtgataaaaccaagaaaaaggtCCCTGAAACTGCCAGTGTTGGTAAAGAGGGAGCAGGAtccagtgcagcagcaccatCTTCTCAGAAGTCATTTGGTCAGGGAAGGTCAGATGGATCTGTAAGCGGAGCTGGAACTCTGACCTTTTCTGACTCAAAACCAATTTCCCCTTCCAGTGTGTTTACTTCTGAACCAAATCCAAAGTCTGAGGAAAAAGACGGAGATGTGACAAACATTTCACCCAAGCCAGATGGTTTCCCTCCAAAGGGATATTTTccctctggaaagaaaaaggggaggcCAATTGGGAGCGTGAACAAGCAGaagaagcaacagcagcaacagcagcaactgCCCCCACCGCCACCACCCCCACCAGTACCTTCACAGTCTTCAGATGGGGAAGTTGTTGGTGAGCCAAAGCCGAAGAGGcaaaggagggagaggagaaaacctgcagcacagccacgGAAGCGGAAGCCTAGACGGGCTGCTCCAATAGTGGAACCTCAAGAACCAGAGATCAAGCTTAAATATGCTACCCAGTCTGTAGATAAAACTGACTCCAAGAATAAGTTCTTTTTCCCTTATATTCATGTGGTAAACAAGTGTGACTTAGGCGCTGTGTGCACAATCATtaatgcagaggaagaagagcagaacaaaTTGGTGAGAGGTCGGAAAGGACAGCGGTCTTCAACACCCCCTCCTAGCAATGTGGAGAGCAAAGTGCTGCCCACCTCAACTTTTGTGCTGCAAGGCCCTGTAGTAACAGAGTCTTCTGTCTTAGGGCCTCTGGTTTGCTGCCTGTGTGGCAAATGGGCCAACTATCGTAACATGGGTGACCTCTTTGGCCCTTTCTACCCCCAGGATTATGCAGCCACCTTGCCCAAGAACCCACCTCCAAAGAGGgccacagaaatgcagagcaaagTCAAGGTACGGCACAAAAGTGCTGCTAATGGTTCCAAGACAGATAcggaagaggaagaggaacaacaacaacagaaggAACAAAGAAGCCTAGCTGCTCATCCCCGCTTTAAGAGGCGGCACCGCTCTGAGGACTGTAGTGGAGCCTCTCGGTCACTTTCAAGGGGACCTGCTTGTAAAAAGGCAGCCACTGACAGTGGCAGTGGTGGTGAAAAGACTCCTTTGGACTCAAAACCGTCTATGCCCACTTCAGAAGGTGGCACTGAGCTGGAGTTACATATTCCTGTACTACCTCTTGACAGCAATGAATTTTGGGTCCATGAGGGTTGTATTCTCTGGGCCAATGGAATCTACCTGGTCTGTGGCAGGCTCTATGGGCTGCAGGAAGCTGTGGAGATGGCAAAAGAGATG
- the TCF20 gene encoding transcription factor 20 isoform X3, protein MQSFREQNSYHGNQQSYPQEVHGSSRLQQFSPRQQAQMFQSFGGGAGSGRRGATGASTAMPGESSGHQSYQGFRKETGEFYYMAANKDPVVSGGQQPPQRRPSGPVQSYGPPQGSSFGSQYGSEGHVGQFQTQHSTLGGVSHYQQDYTGPFSPGSSQYQQQASSQQQVQQLRQQIYQSHQPLPQASSQSASSTSHLQPMQRPSTLPSSASGYQLRVGQFSQHYQPPSSSSSSSFPSPQRFGQSGQNYDGSYNVNSGSQYEGHAVGSNAQAYGTQSNYSFQTQPMKSFEQSKLPQSGQQGQQQQHPPQHVMQYSNAATKLSLQSQVGQYSQTEVPVRSPMQFHQNFSPISNPSPAASVVQSPSCSSTPSPLMPGGDNLQCGQGNMSMGSRNRILQMMPQLSPTPSMMPSPNAHGGGFKGFGMEGLQEKRLTDPGLSSLSALSSQVANLPNTVQHMLLSDALAPQKKSSKRSSSSKKADSCTNSEGSSQAEEQLKSPLAESLDGGCSSSSEDHGERVRQLSGQSTSSDTTYKGGNLERSNSSPAQGSQNEPSKLSSSPAAREDVASPGAKEAVVAVENAPKVNEKAVGVIVSREAMTGRVEKSGGQDKPAQDDASTATQAPASGSGAKEPGQAGTQPETQGGSKGSKSGDNTNHNGEGNSQPGHAVVGPNFPARTEPSKSPGSLRYSYKDNVAAGIQRNIGGFPQYPSSQEKLDFPGHSERKGRNEKFPSLLQEVLQGYHHHHPDRRYSRNAQEHSGMAGSLEGAMRPNILISQTNELTNRGLLNKSMGSLLESPHWGPWDRKSGSAAPDMKQINLADYPIARKFDVESQSSAHEGGTLSERRSVICDISPLRQLVRDPGPHPMGHMGPEGRSGRSERLAPGLSQSVILPGGLVSMETKMKAHSGQIKEEDFEQSKSSASLNSKKTGDHCHPAGIKHESFRGNASPGAAVSDATPDYIPQQDSRSMQMRRGPGRTGSSRGKSPSQFQDLADKLKMSPGRSRGPGTDLHHMNPHMTLSERVNRASLHSAYPQNSEGPSLASAYHTNARPHAFSDPNQSLNSQYHYKRQMYQQQQEEYKDWASSTAQGVIAAAQHRQEGARKSPRQQQFLERVRSPVKNDKDGMMYFQGSSYHDTGSQEAGRCVMGSDSTQSKCTELKHGNQKLQHHESGWDLSRQTSPAKSSGPLGPNQKRYCPQESDGHRREEPTDLPKPSNAMLRLPGQEDQSPQNPLIMRRRVRSFISPIPTKRQPHDMKHSGSDDKGRLMTSAKEGADKTYNSYAHSSQSQDVGKSVAKGDSFKNLPSPDNRNCPAVALTSPAKTKILPPRKGRGLKLEAIVQKITSPNIRRSVSTNSAETGADTVTLDDILSLKSGPEGGNMTGHGPEAEKRKGDVSDQVGPASQDTTGEITLPRSSEEWQSSEDDKTKKKVPETASVGKEGAGSSAAAPSSQKSFGQGRSDGSVSGAGTLTFSDSKPISPSSVFTSEPNPKSEEKDGDVTNISPKPDGFPPKGYFPSGKKKGRPIGSVNKQKKQQQQQQQLPPPPPPPPVPSQSSDGEVVGEPKPKRQRRERRKPAAQPRKRKPRRAAPIVEPQEPEIKLKYATQSVDKTDSKNKFFFPYIHVVNKCDLGAVCTIINAEEEEQNKLVRGRKGQRSSTPPPSNVESKVLPTSTFVLQGPVVTESSVLGPLVCCLCGKWANYRNMGDLFGPFYPQDYAATLPKNPPPKRATEMQSKVKVRHKSAANGSKTDTEEEEEQQQQKEQRSLAAHPRFKRRHRSEDCSGASRSLSRGPACKKAATDSGSGGEKTPLDSKPSMPTSEGGTELELHIPVLPLDSNEFWVHEGCILWANGIYLVCGRLYGLQEAVEMAKEMKCSHCQESGATLGCYIKGCSFRYHCPCAIDADCLLNEENFSVRCPKHKNKMVKGSLSTEQSERG, encoded by the coding sequence ATGCAGTCCTTCCGGGAGCAGAATAGTTATCACGGAAACCAGCAGAGCTACCCGCAGGAAGTGCACGGTTCATCCCGACTGCAGCAGTTCAGCCCCCGGCAGCAGGCCCAGATGTTCCAGAGCTTTGGAGGAGGTGCTGGCAGTGGACGTCGCGGAGCAACAGGAGCCTCTACAGCAATGCCTGGTGAAAGCTCTGGCCATCAGAGCTATCAaggtttcagaaaagaaacaggggAGTTTTACTATATGGCTGCCAATAAAGATCCAGTAGTGTCAGGAGGGCAGCAGCCACCTCAGCGCAGGCCTTCTGGACCAGTACAGAGCTATGGCCCCCCTCAAGGGAGTAGCTTTGGGAGTCAGTATGGAAGTGAGGGACATGTGGGCCAGTTTCAAACACAGCACTCAACCCTTGGGGGTGTATCCCACTATCAACAGGATTATACTGGTCCTTTTTCTCCAGGGAGTTCCCAATATCAGCAGCAGGCTTCTAGCCAGCAGCAAGTGCAGCAGCTGAGACAGCAGATCTATCAATCTCATCAGCCTTTACCCCAGGCTTCCAGCCAGTCTGCTTCTAGCACCTCGCACTTACAGCCAATGCAGCGTCCATCCAccctgccttcctctgcttctggaTACCAGTTACGAGTGGGTCAGTTCAGCCAACACTATCAGCCACCTTCATCGTCGTCGTCCTCCTCGTTCCCGTCCCCACAGCGTTTTGGCCAGTCGGGACAGAATTATGACGGAAGCTACAATGTGAATTCTGGCTCGCAGTATGAAGGCCATGCTGTGGGTTCCAATGCACAGGCATATGGGACCCAGTCAAACTACAGCTTTCAGACTCAACCAATGAAAAGCTTTGAGCAGTCAAAGCTGCCCCAGAGTGggcagcaggggcagcagcaacagcatccACCTCAGCATGTAATGCAGTATTCAAATGCTGCTACCAAACTCTCTCTTCAAAGTCAAGTGGGACAGTACAGCCAGACCGAAGTTCCTGTAAGGTCGCCGATGCAGTTCCACCAAAACTTCAGTCCAATCTCTAACCCATCTCCTGCTGCATCTGTGGTTCAGTCTCCAAGCTGCAGCTCTACCCCTTCTCCACTCATGCCAGGTGGAGATAATCTCCAGTGTGGGCAAGGCAACATGTCCATGGGTTCTAGAAACCGAATCCTGCAGATGATGCCTCAGCTGAGTCCTACACCATCTATGATGCCAAGCCCCAATGCTCATGGAGGAGGTTTCAAggggtttgggatggaaggacTCCAGGAAAAAAGGCTTACAGATCCAGGGCTGAGCAGCCTGAGTGCTCTAAGTTCTCAGGTGGCCAATCTGCCCAACACTGTCCAGCACATGTTGCTCTCGGATGCCTTGGCACCTCAGAAGAAAAGTTCCAAAAGGTCATCCTCTTCAAAGAAGGCCGACAGCTGCACCAACTCAGAAGGCTCCTcccaggcagaggagcagctcaAGTCTCCCCTGGCAGAGTCCCTTGATGGTGGCTGTTCCAGTAGTTCAGAGGACCATGGGGAAAGGGTGAGACAGCTAAGTGGCCAGAGCACCAGCTCAGACACCACTTACAAAGGGGGTAACTTGGAGAGATCCAACTCCTCACCAGCACAAGGCTCTCAGAACGAGCCATCAAAactcagcagcagccctgcagctaGGGAAGATGTGGCCTCCCCTGGTGCGAAGGAAGCTGTGGTGGCTGTAGAAAATGCCCCCAAAGTAAATGAAAAGGCAGTTGGGGTGATTGTCTCCCGGGAAGCCATGACAGGAAGAGTAGAAAAGTCAGGTGGACAAGATAAACCTGCACAAGATGATGCTTCCACAGCCACTCAGGCACCAGCTAGTGGTAGTGGAGCAAAAGAACCTGGGCAGGCAGGGACGCAGCCAGAAACTCaaggaggaagcaaaggaagcaaaagtgGAGATAACACTAACCATAATGGAGAGGGGAACAGCCAGCCTGGTCATGCAGTTGTTGGGCCAAATTTTCCTGCAAGAACAGAACCTTCCAAATCTCCTGGCAGTTTAAGGTACAGTTACAAGGATAATGTAGCAGCTGGTATACAGAGAAATATCGGTGGCTTTCCACAGTATCCTTCTAGTCAAGAAAAACTGGATTTTCCGGGGCACAGTGAACGCAAAGGCCGGAATGAGAAGtttcccagcctcctgcaggaGGTCTTGCAAGggtaccaccaccaccatccagACAGAAGGTACTCCAGGAACGCACAAGAACATTCTGGGATGGCTGGGAGTTTGGAGGGAGCCATGAGGCCCAATATCTTAATTAGTCAAACCAATGAATTGACCAATAGAGGCCTCTTAAATAAAAGCATGGGGTCTCTCCTGGAAAGCCCTCACTGGGGTCCCTGGGATAGGAAGTCTGGCAGTGCAGCTCCTGATATGAAGCAGATAAATCTAGCTGATTACCCTATTGCTAGAAAGTTTGATGTGGAGTCTCAGTCTTCTGCCCATGAAGGGGGAACCCTCTCAGAGAGGAGGTCAGTGATCTGTGACATATCTCCATTAAGGCAACTTGTCAGAGATCCTGGCCCTCACCCAATGGGGCACATGGGTCCTGAGGGCAGAAGTGGAAGGAGCGAACGTCTTGCTCCTGGCTTGAGCCAGTCAGTAATACTCCCTGGTGGTTTAGTATCCATGGAAACCAAGATGAAAGCTCACAGTGGGCAAATAAAAGAAGAAGATTTTGAACAGTCAAAGAGCTCAGCTAGTCTCAACAGTAAAAAAACGGGAGACCATTGTCATCCTGCTGGCATCAAGCATGAATCTTTCCGAGGCAATGCTAGCCCTGGAGCTGCAGTTTCCGATGCTACTCCAGATTACATTCCCCAGCAGGACAGCAGATCAATGCAGATGAGACGAGGACCTGGCAGAACTGGAAGCAGCAGGGGCAAATCGCCTTCTCAGTTTCAGGATCTTGCTGATAAGCTGAAAATGTcaccaggaagaagcagaggcCCAGGGACAGATCTGCATCACATGAACCCACATATGACACTATCTGAAAGAGTCAACAGGGCTTCCTTGCATTCTGCTTACCCTCAGAATTCAGAAGGCCCATCTTTGGCTTCAGCATATCACACAAATGCTAGGCCTCATGCTTTCAGTGACCCTAACCAGAGTTTAAATTCCCAGTACCATTACAAGAGACAGATGTACCAGCAACAGCAAGAAGAGTACAAAGATTGGGcaagcagcactgctcagggtgtgattgctgcagctcagcacaggcaggaaGGAGCAAGGAAGAGCCCAAGACAACAGCAGTTTCTGGAACGAGTAAGGAGTCCTGTAAAAAATGACAAGGATGGAATGATGTACTTTCAAGGTAGCTCTTACCACGATACTGGAAGCCAGGAGGCTGGCCGCTGTGTTATGGGGAGTGACAGTACTCAGAGCAAATGTACTGAACTGAAACATGGCAACCAGAAGTTGCAGCATCATGAATCTGGTTGGGACCTCTCTCGGCAGACTTCTCCGGCCAAAAGCAGTGGCCCTCTCGGACCCAACCAGAAAAGATACTGTCCTCAAGAAAGCGATGGGCATCGACGAGAAGAACCTACAGATTTGCCCAAGCCAAGCAATGCCATGCTCAGGCTTCCTGGCCAGGAAGACCAGTCTCCTCAAAATCCATTAATTATGAGGAGGAGAGTCCGTTCTTTCATCTCGCCTATCCCTACCAAAAGGCAGCCACATGATATGAAGCACAGTGGCAGTGATGATAAAGGGCGTCTGATGACTTCAGCAAAAGAAGGAGCTGATAAAACGTACAACTCCTATGCCCATTCATCTCAAAGCCAAGATGTTGGCAAGTCAGTTGCAAAGGGAGATTCCTTCAAGAATCTGCCAAGTCCTGATAATAGGAATTGCCCTGCTGTTGCCCTCACAAGCCCGGCTAAGACCAAAATATTGCCCCCAAGAAAGGGGCGAGGATTAAAACTGGAAGCTATTGTTCAAAAAATTACGTCTCCTAATATTAGGAGAAGCGTTTCTACCAATAGTGCTGAAACTGGTGCAGATACTGTCACTCTTGATGACATCCTGTCCCTTAAGAGTGGACCTGAAGGAGGAAATATGACTGGACATGGACCAGaggctgaaaagagaaaaggagacgTGTCAGATCAAGTGGGGCCAGCCAGCCAGGACACAACTGGTGAAATAACTCTTCCAAGATCTTCAGAAGAGTGGCAAAGCAGTGAGGAtgataaaaccaagaaaaaggtCCCTGAAACTGCCAGTGTTGGTAAAGAGGGAGCAGGAtccagtgcagcagcaccatCTTCTCAGAAGTCATTTGGTCAGGGAAGGTCAGATGGATCTGTAAGCGGAGCTGGAACTCTGACCTTTTCTGACTCAAAACCAATTTCCCCTTCCAGTGTGTTTACTTCTGAACCAAATCCAAAGTCTGAGGAAAAAGACGGAGATGTGACAAACATTTCACCCAAGCCAGATGGTTTCCCTCCAAAGGGATATTTTccctctggaaagaaaaaggggaggcCAATTGGGAGCGTGAACAAGCAGaagaagcaacagcagcaacagcagcaactgCCCCCACCGCCACCACCCCCACCAGTACCTTCACAGTCTTCAGATGGGGAAGTTGTTGGTGAGCCAAAGCCGAAGAGGcaaaggagggagaggagaaaacctgcagcacagccacgGAAGCGGAAGCCTAGACGGGCTGCTCCAATAGTGGAACCTCAAGAACCAGAGATCAAGCTTAAATATGCTACCCAGTCTGTAGATAAAACTGACTCCAAGAATAAGTTCTTTTTCCCTTATATTCATGTGGTAAACAAGTGTGACTTAGGCGCTGTGTGCACAATCATtaatgcagaggaagaagagcagaacaaaTTGGTGAGAGGTCGGAAAGGACAGCGGTCTTCAACACCCCCTCCTAGCAATGTGGAGAGCAAAGTGCTGCCCACCTCAACTTTTGTGCTGCAAGGCCCTGTAGTAACAGAGTCTTCTGTCTTAGGGCCTCTGGTTTGCTGCCTGTGTGGCAAATGGGCCAACTATCGTAACATGGGTGACCTCTTTGGCCCTTTCTACCCCCAGGATTATGCAGCCACCTTGCCCAAGAACCCACCTCCAAAGAGGgccacagaaatgcagagcaaagTCAAGGTACGGCACAAAAGTGCTGCTAATGGTTCCAAGACAGATAcggaagaggaagaggaacaacaacaacagaaggAACAAAGAAGCCTAGCTGCTCATCCCCGCTTTAAGAGGCGGCACCGCTCTGAGGACTGTAGTGGAGCCTCTCGGTCACTTTCAAGGGGACCTGCTTGTAAAAAGGCAGCCACTGACAGTGGCAGTGGTGGTGAAAAGACTCCTTTGGACTCAAAACCGTCTATGCCCACTTCAGAAGGTGGCACTGAGCTGGAGTTACATATTCCTGTACTACCTCTTGACAGCAATGAATTTTGGGTCCATGAGGGTTGTATTCTCTGGGCCAATGGAATCTACCTGGTCTGTGGCAGGCTCTATGGGCTGCAGGAAGCTGTGGAGATGGCAAAAGAGATG